CGGCGAGCGAACTCTCTGCTGAACAAGCCGAAGTTGTTGGATCTCTCTTCTGCAATCTTTTGCACCTTCTCTTCCTCGGCCTCAAGGTCAACGTTCAACACCTTAGACATGTCGTTTGCCGCCTGCTTCGCATTCTTGGCCACTAGGGCGGTGTAACGAGCAGTCTCAGGCATCTTCATTCGCCAGTAGTAGGTCATAGCGGCCGGTATTGCCCCGAACATCAGAATGATCCTCCAGATGTAATCGGCTTCCGGAACAGTGGAGCCTGCCCTATCGACTGAGTACGGAGGAGACTTGTATGCATGATCAAATGCGCTCGAGACGATGAGGGCCACGATCCCTCCAACCAATATCCCAAATCCTTGCATGGCGAAGACCGCAGCAATGAACGCGCCACGGGTCTTCTTGTTGGCATATTCAGACATGATGGTCGCAGACAACGGGTAGTCGCCGCCGATGCCGAACCCAAGCCAGAACCGGAAGAAACAGAGGGTAGCCATAACGCCCTTGGGCTGGTGGCCCAACGAGAGCCCTGAGGCGAAGGAGCAAACAACCATGAGGACCAGAGTTATGCCGTAGACTCGTTTCCGTCCCAACTTGTCACCAAGCCACCCGAAGAAGAGCTGCCCGGCCAAAGTGCCACACAGTGCGACACCATTAACAGCAGCTGCGATACTGGGAGGCAAAGTGCCGGGCTTGGCAGAATCGGGATTAAAGTAATATATCCGGCCGAGTAACTTGGTGACAAGAGATATACTAAAGAGATCATACGCATCGGTGAAGAATCCCATCCCGGCGATCACAATTGCGGTGAAATGATACCATTGTGTCTTGGCCACATCAAGCGCATCAAGTACCCCCAGTTGGTTTCGAGCCATGACTGGCAATCACACTAACCTCTGTCAAATGAAAGATCATTTTAGTGGT
This region of Eucalyptus grandis isolate ANBG69807.140 chromosome 8, ASM1654582v1, whole genome shotgun sequence genomic DNA includes:
- the LOC104414513 gene encoding probable inorganic phosphate transporter 1-3 — protein: MARNQLGVLDALDVAKTQWYHFTAIVIAGMGFFTDAYDLFSISLVTKLLGRIYYFNPDSAKPGTLPPSIAAAVNGVALCGTLAGQLFFGWLGDKLGRKRVYGITLVLMVVCSFASGLSLGHQPKGVMATLCFFRFWLGFGIGGDYPLSATIMSEYANKKTRGAFIAAVFAMQGFGILVGGIVALIVSSAFDHAYKSPPYSVDRAGSTVPEADYIWRIILMFGAIPAAMTYYWRMKMPETARYTALVAKNAKQAANDMSKVLNVDLEAEEEKVQKIAEERSNNFGLFSREFARRHGVHLVGTTTTWFLLDIAYYSSNLFQKDIFSKVGWLPPAKEMNAVHEVFRIARAQTLIALCGTVPGYWFTVAFIDRIGRFAIQLMGFFFMTVFMFALAIPYHHWTLKPNHIGFVIMYSLTFFFANFGPNATTFVVPAEIFPARLRSTCHGISAACGKAGAIVGAFGFLYAAQGKKEADRDAGYPPGIGVKNSLIMLGVINFFGILFTLLVPESKGKSLEELTGENEDEPSQTELSAARTVPE